In the Malaya genurostris strain Urasoe2022 chromosome 1, Malgen_1.1, whole genome shotgun sequence genome, one interval contains:
- the LOC131425085 gene encoding rhythmically expressed gene 2 protein-like — MNIGATSCSVARNLARFKLITFDVTDTLLKFSRPPEVQYALAARQHGCTEINEQALARSFRSHFKRMARSYPNFGKRSKDWVWWWRTLVINIFRDSHDHIDEIMIHEVAEQLIENYKTRDCWTEVHLASEVMKIARIHCKQIGIISNFDPRLNTILEVMSLPKVDFVLTSYDADSQKPDRKIFDIALKQCTTQVYPHEALHIGNSPKQDYIGAKHAGWSSVLVNVTKETEREFSFNPEINPKHIFKTFDDFTQALKSEQIIWE; from the coding sequence ATGAATATTGGAGCAACATCATGCAGTGTGGCCCGCAATTTAGCTCGATTCAAACTGATAACCTTCGATGTTACGGATACGCTTCTAAAATTTTCTCGGCCACCGGAAGTTCAATATGCTTTGGCGGCTCGACAACATGGCTGTACTGAGATAAATGAACAAGCTCTAGCTAGAAGCTTTCGATCACATTTTAAGCGAATGGCCCGTAGTTACCCCAATTTTGGGAAACGCTCTAAGGACTGGGTTTGGTGGTGGCGCACCTTAGTCATTAATATATTTCGCGATTCACATGATCATATTGATGAAATAATGATACATGAAGTAGCCGAACAGTTGATTGAGAACTATAAAACACGGGATTGTTGGACCGAAGTCCATTTGGCTAGTGAAGTTATGAAAATTGCACGGATCCACTGTAAACAAATAGGTATCATATCAAACTTCGATCCAAGGCTCAATACAATTCTCGAAGTAATGTCCTTACCGAAAGTCGACTTTGTATTAACTAGTTACGATGCTGATAGCCAGAAACCCGACCGTAAGATTTTTGACATCGCGCTAAAACAATGCACTACTCAAGTGTACCCACATGAAGCGCTACATATCGGAAACTCTCCTAAGCAAGACTATATTGGAGCGAAACACGCTGGTTGGTCCAGCGTATTGGTAAACGTTACAAAAGAAACAGAACGGGAATTTTCTTTCAATCCAGAAATTAACCCCAAgcacatttttaaaacatttgatgACTTTACTCAAGCTTTAAAATCTGAACAGATTATTTGGGAATGA
- the LOC131426860 gene encoding uncharacterized protein K02A2.6-like, protein MNTFCRQISEKSTVSIVNRLKAKYPSVFSSTLGRCLKTKVKLDLKPNQIPVFRPKRPVAYSMYRSVDEELDRLERLNIISPIDYSEWAAPIVVVRKANGAIRICGDYSTGLNKALQPHQYPLPLPQDIFVKLANCKFFSIIDMSDSYLQLEVDEASSLLLSINTHRGIYKVNRLAPGVKTAPGAFQQLVDTMLAGLKQTCGYIDDIVVGGTTQEEHWNNLNALFQRLQEFGFTVRLEKCSFGCKQIKYLGHLLDQHGIRPDPAKIEAIKQMPAPTDVSGVRSFLGAINYYGKFVSNMRSLRYPLDELLKTSTCFKWTSECDRAFNTFKQILSSDLLLTHYNPSLEIIVSADASSIGLGATISHRFPDGSVKVVQHASRALAPAERNYSQIDREGLAIIFAITKFHRMLFGRKFLLQTDHSPLLRIFGSTKGIPVYTASRLQRWALTLLMYEFEIEYVATDKFGHADILSRLINHHVKPDEDYVIAAMTLENDVRSVVSESFDVLPLSFRTVRDRTHRDPVLSKVYRFIQEGWPKALPANLDRELQRYLNQRDSLTTVQGCILYNDRLVIPSLLRKQCLNQIHLGHPGIGRMKAVARSYVFWPSLDVEIAEYVRTCVHCAAAAKSPAHIPPVPWPKSSSPWQRVHVDYAGPIDGEYFLLVVDSYSKWPEIVQTRRITSTATINILRGLFARLGMPEKLVSDNGTQFTSIEFKQFCAENGIDHVTTAPFHPQSNGQVERFVDTFKRAINKIQEGRGSINAALDTFLLTYRSTPNQSAPNGLSPSEVMFGRRLRTCLELLRPPPNCTQESLQHQQVASRSLNKGNAVFVKVYAKNTWKWIPGTVIEKVGRVMYNVVGEGHRLVRCHINQLRNRRHSANASGTSLQTTTRQLPLSILLDAWELPTTTTTTSTPRSEVTPKAALTSDTVRTPSLSPSFPETSDSQQLLPDMSSTATTTSTSETVTAVTPSVHQPWRSSRVRRPPKRYTPYQRY, encoded by the coding sequence ATGAATACGTTTTGCCGTCAGATTAGTGAAAAATCAACAGTCTCAATTGTTAATCGTCTCAAGGCGAAATATCCTTCCGTGTTCAGCTCAACACTTGGCCGCTGTCTTAAGACCAAGGTGAAACTAGATCTCAAGCCGAACCAGATACCAGTGTTTCGTCCAAAGCGACCAGTTGCATATTCAATGTACCGCTCTGTCGACGAAGAGCTCGACCGTCTGGAAAGATTAAATATCATCTCACCTATCGACTACTCGGAGTGGGCTGCTCCGATCGTGGTCGTACGTAAGGCAAATGGTGCAATTAGGATTTGTGGGGACTACTCGACCGGATTGAACAAAGCTTTGCAACCTCATCAGTACCCCCTTCCGCTTCCGCAAGATATATTCGTGAAACTTGCTAATTGTAAATTCTTCAGCATAATTGATATGTCTGATTCATATCTACAGTTGGAAGTAGACGAGGCGTCAAGTTTACTTTTATCGATCAATACTcatcgaggcatttataaaGTGAATCGTCTAGCACCCGGAGTGAAAACAGCACCTGGAGCATTCCAGCAACTAGTGGATACTATGTTGGCTGGTCTCAAGCAAACTTGCGGTTACATTGATGATATCGTAGTTGGCGGAACTACTCAGGAAGAGCATTGGAACAACCTCAACGCACTTTTTCAACGATTACAAGAATTTGGATTCACAGTGCGATTAGAAAAATGCTCGTTTGGCTGTAAACAAATTAAATACTTGGGGCACTTACTGGATCAACATGGAATACGTCCCGATCCTGCTAAAATCGAAGCGATTAAGCAGATGCCAGCTCCTACTGATGTGTCCGGAGTACGTTCGTTTCTCGGAGCTATAAACTATTATGGAAAATTTGTTTCGAATATGCGTTCTCTTCGTTACCCCCTCGACGAACTTCTGAAGACATCTACCTGCTTCAAATGGACATCCGAATGCGATCGTGCATTTAATACATTCAAGCAAATTCTTTCGTCTGACCTGCTTTTAACACATTACAACCCTTCTCTGGAGATCATAGTCTCTGCGGATGCGTCATCGATTGGCCTTGGAGCGACCATCAGTCATCGTTTTCCGGATGGTTCGGTCAAGGTTGTTCAGCATGCTTCTAGAGCGCTAGCACCCGCCGAGCGCAACTACAGCCAGATCGATCGAGAAGGACTTGCCATCATATTTGCGATTACAAAATTCCATCGCATGCTGTTTGGTCGTAAATTTCTGTTGCAAACAGATCACTCACCGCTCCTACGCATCTTTGGCTCAACCAAGGGTATTCCAGTATACACTGCAAGCCGTCTACAGCGCTGGGCCCTCACACTACTTATGTACGAGTTTGAAATAGAGTATGTGGCTACAGACAAGTTCGGGCATGCTGATATACTGTCAAGGCTAATCAACCACCATGTAAAGCCCGATGAAGATTATGTCATAGCAGCAATGACACTTGAAAATGACGTCAGGTCAGTAGTTTCCGAATCCTTCGACGTTTTACCTCTCAGTTTCAGAACAGTACGAGACAGAACTCACAGAGATCCGGTCCTCAGCAAGGTTTACCGATTCATTCAGGAGGGCTGGCCGAAAGCACTACCAGCCAACCTAGATCGCGAGCTTCAACGTTATTTAAATCAACGAGATTCTCTTACAACAGTGCAAGGGTGCATTCTATACAACGATCGTCTGGTAATACCTTCGCTGCTTCGCAAGCAATGTCTCAACCAAATTCATCTAGGCCATCCAGGAATCGGACGGATGAAAGCAGTGGCCCGAAGCTACGTGTTCTGGCCATCACTGGACGTTGAAATTGCAGAATACGTACGAACGTGTGTGCATTGCGCTGCAGCCGCCAAATCACCAGCGCATATTCCACCAGTACCCTGGCCAAAATCATCGTCTCCCTGGCAGCGGGTCCATGTTGACTATGCCGGACCCATCGATGGTGAATATTTTCTCCTAGTCGTCGATTCTTACTCCAAGTGGCCTGAAATTGTACAGACACGGCGAATCACAAGTACAGCAACGATCAACATTCTACGTGGCCTGTTTGCACGCCTGGGAATGCCAGAGAAGCTAGTATCCGACAATGGTACCCAGTTCACCAGTATTGAGTTTAAGCAGTTTTGTGCTGAAAACGGTATTGATCATGTCACTACCGCACCGTTTCACCCTCAATCAAACGGTCAGGTTGAACGGTTCGTCGATACTTTCAAGCGTGCAattaataaaattcaagaagggAGAGGATCAATTAACGCTGCATTGGATACATTTCTGCTGACGTATCGAAGTACACCAAATCAATCAGCACCAAATGGTTTGTCACCATCGGAAGTGATGTTCGGTCGACGCCTAAGAACGTGTTTGGAACTTCTACGTCCTCCACCGAACTGTACGCAAGAATCGCTCCAGCACCAGCAAGTAGCTTCACGGTCCCTGAACAAAGGAAATGCCGTGTTCGTGAAGGTTTATGCTAAAAATACTTGGAAATGGATTCCGGGTACCGTCATCGAGAAAGTTGGTCGAGTGATGTACAACGTTGTGGGAGAAGGTCATCGTCTTGTTCGGTGTCATATCAACCAGCTTCGGAATCGAAGACATTCCGCTAATGCATCCGGAACAAGCCTGCAGACTACGACACGACAGTTACCATTAAGTATCCTGCTCGATGCCTGGGAattaccaacaacaacaacaacaacgagtaCTCCTCGATCTGAAGTAACACCGAAAGCAGCTTTAACCAGTGACACTGTCAGAACCCCGTCGTTGTCACCGTCGTTCCCTGAGACTTCAGACAGTCAACAGCTATTACCAGATATGTCGTCAACCGCTACAACCACATCTACTTCTGAGACTGTTACGGCAGTTACACCAAGTGTACATCAACCCTGGCGCTCTTCGCGAGTCCGAAGACCACCTAAGCGGTATACCCCGTATCAACGCTACTAG
- the LOC131426876 gene encoding uncharacterized protein K02A2.6-like, with product MSGVDSDHPQHLPTDMIIVQILQQLQQQSLVTNQLLQNQQQTHEQQRVFLQQQDNMLRNIQVNVPANPEAVLDSLAGNIKEFRYDVENNITFRAWFSRYKDLFSKDAERLDEPARVRLLMRKLGISEHERYHNFILPKTASDFTFDETISKLGNLFGTTESTVSKRYRCLQLVKGPTEDYVSYGCRINKSCVEFELGKMTEEQFKCLVFVCGLKDEADSEIRTRLLTRIEERTDVTLEQLSAECQRLLTLRHDTAMIENTGSSINAIRKKHQFQQQSQEIPRKNQEQLFRYSHQQRFPKQRDEKRASFYAGNKVPPSPCWKCGAMHYTRYCQYQTHQCSDCNRYGHKEGYCRTAKPSSKKERRKTNSVDTKIVKVNSINERRKFVTVELNGVSVKLQFDTASDISVVSLETWNRLGKPLTRHPTVCAKAASGDPLKLLSEFDCMITVNGLTK from the coding sequence ATGTCCGGCGTGGATTCTGATCATCCACAGCACTTACCAACGGACATGATCATCGTTCAGATTCTTCAACAGCTTCAGCAGCAGTCGCTCGTGACTAATCAGCTCCTGCAAAACCAGCAGCAAACCCACGAACAGCAACGTGTGTTCCTCCAGCAGCAGGATAATATGCTACGTAACATACAGGTGAATGTACCCGCGAACCCTGAAGCAGTCCTCGACTCGCTAGCAGGAAATATTAAAGAGTTCCGATATGACGTCGAAAACAACATAACCTTCAGAGCATGGTTTTCACGTTATAAAGATTTATTCTCGAAAGACGCAGAGAGGTTAGATGAACCTGCAAGAGTGAGGTTATTAATGCGAAAGCTTGGAATTTCGGAACATGAGCGCTATCACAACTTTATTTTGCCGAAAACTGCTAGTGATTTTACTTTCGATGAAACAATCAGCAAGCTCGGAAATTTATTTGGTACAACGGAATCTACCGTCAGTAAGCGCTATCGTTGTCTACAGCTTGTAAAAGGTCCCACCGAGGATTACGTATCGTATGGTTGCCGGATCAATAAAAGCTGCGTAGAATTCGAGTTAGGCAAAATGACGGAAGAGCAGTTTAAATGTTTAGTCTTTGTTTGCGGTTTGAAAGACGAGGCCGACAGCGAAATCCGTACAAGGTTGCTCACTCGAATCGAAGAAAGGACCGACGTCACGCTAGAACAGTTATCAGCTGAATGTCAACGACTTCTAACTCTTCGGCATGATACTGCCATGATCGAAAATACTGGAAGCTCGATCAATGCCATACGGAAAAAGCACCAGTTTCAGCAACAATCTCAGGAAATTCCACGGAAAAATCAGGAACAATTATTTCGTTATTCTCATCAGCAGCGATTTCCGAAGCAACGCGATGAAAAGCGAGCATCATTCTACGCAGGTAACAAAGTACCACCAAGCCCTTGTTGGAAGTGCGGTGCTATGCATTATACTCGCTATTGTCAATACCAAACTCATCAATGTTCGGATTGCAATCGCTACGGACATAAAGAAGGCTATTGTCGCACAGCGAAGCCGTCTTCGAAGAAAGAAAGGAGGAAAACAAACAGTGTGGATACCAAAATAGTAAAAGTGAACTCAATAAACGAACGCAGAAAATTTGTGACAGTTGAACTTAATGGTGTATCAGTGAAATTACAGTTCGACACCGCATCAGACATTAGTGTTGTGTCACTTGAGACCTGGAACAGGCTCGGAAAACCATTAACAAGACACCCAACGGTGTGTGCTAAAGCAGCATCAGGTGATCCTCTTAAACTACTGTCAGAGTTTGATTGCATGATCACAGTGAACGGTTTGACCAAATAG